Below is a window of Clavibacter michiganensis subsp. tessellarius DNA.
CGAGAACGTCCACGCCATGGGCGCGAGCGACGCGGGGCTCAGCCTCGACGAGGCCGTGGCGGCGTACACGGCGGAGCTCGCCGAGCACGCCAACGGCGAGACCGCCCTCCCCCGGTTCGACATCACGTTCCTGGGCGTCGGGCCGGACGGGCACGTCGCATCGCTGTTCCCGGACAGCGAGGGCATCCGCACGATGGACGCCGCGGTGATCGGCGTGCGCAACTCGCCGAAGCCGCCGGCGGAGCGCATCTCGCTGACGCTGCCGGTGCTCAACTCGTCGCTCCGGATCTGGATGGTGCTCGCCGGTCCGGACAAGGCCTTCGCGCTGGGCCTCGCCCTCGCGGGAGCGGACCGCACCGAGGTGCCCGTCGCGGGCATCAAGGGCCGCAAGCGGACGGTGTTCTTCATCGACCGCGAGGCCGCGGCGGACGTGCCGGAGAACCTCATGCTGTCGTCCTACTGACGACGCGGCCGGTTCCCCCGGCCGATGCGATCACGGGCGGGTCTCCTCGGAGGCCCGCCCGTCGTCGTCGCCGCCCGTCGTCGTCGCCGCCAGTGGAATGCAGAACGCCCCCGTCCGATGGACGGGGGCGTTCGACGTGGTGCGCTGGGCCTACTTCGTGGCCTTCACGGTGCCGCGGCGGGCGCGGAGCTGCTCCAGCGCCTCCTCGAGGAGCTGGCTCGCCTCCTCCTCGCTGCGACGCTCCTTCACGTACGCGAGGTGCGTCTTGTACGGCTCGAGCTTGGCGACCGACGGCGGGTTGGCCTTGTCGCGCCCGGCCGGGAGACCCGACTGCGGGGAGTCGATGGTCTCGGGGATCTCCTCCTCGGGCAGGTTCGCCGCGAAGTGGCGGACGGTCTCGTTGCCGAGGGCGTCCCAGTACGAAATCGAGATGCGCTCCGCGTGGAAGCCGCGGTCCTGCTCGCCCATGGGGCCCGCGCCGACGCGCGAACCGCGGATGGCGCTTCCTCCTGATGCCATGTGGCTGCTCCCTACAATCCGGTGTCGAACTTGGTGATCAGCCCGAGGACCACGATGCACGTGACCCAGACGAGGCCGAGGATGACGGTGATGCGGTTCAGGTTCCGCTCGGCGACGCCCGACGAGCCGAGGCTCGACGTGGTGCCGCCGCCGAACATGTCGGAGAGACCGCCGCCCCGCCCCTTGTGGAGCAGGATGAGCATGGTCAGCAGGAGGCTGGTGATTCCCAGAACCACCTGCAGGACTACCTGGAGGATTTCCACGTGCGGCCTTTCGGGTGCGGTGCTGTGGCCGAGTCGACCGGTGGACGGCCGATGGGCCGTTGTCGATTATAGCGGGCGCCTGGACGCGGGGAGCCGCCCGCGCCCGGATGGACGCGAGCGGCTCGGGGACGCCGGTGGATCAGACCCCGACGTGGGAGCGGAACCGCACGATGGCGGAGAACTCCTGCACGTCCAGGCTGGCGCCGCCGACGAGCGCGCCGTCGACGTCGGGCTCCCGGAGGAAGCCCGCGATGTTGCCGGACTTCACGGATCCGCCGTAGAGGATCCGCGTCGCCTGGGCCGCCTCGTCGCCGAGCAGCTCCGCGACGACGGCGCGGAGGGGCGCCGCGACCTGCTGCGCCTGCTCGGGCGTCGCGGCCGTGCCGGATCCGATGGCCCAGACGGGCTCGTAGGCGACGACGACGTCGGCGCCCTTCGGCAGGCCCTGGAGCGCGACCCGGAGCTGGGCCACGGGGACGGCGCTCGCGCCGTGCTCCTCGAGGTCGGCCGCGGTCTCGCCCACGCAGATCACGGGCACGATGCCGTGCTGCACCGCGGCCGCCGACTTCGCGGCCACCTGCTCGTCGGTCTCCCCGTGCAGCGTGCGCCGCTCGGAGTGGCCGACGATGACGTACCGGCAGGCGAGCTGCGCGAGGAACGTGGCCGAGATCTCGCCCGTGTACGCGCCGGACTCCTGCGCCGACACGTCCTGCGCGCCGTACGCGATCTCCAGCTTGTCGGCCGTGACCAGCGTCTGCACGCTGCGGATGTCGGTGAAGGGCGGGAACACCGCCACCTCCGCGTCCGTCGCCTCGTGCTTGGCGTCCTTGAGGCTCCAGGCGAGCTTCTGCACGAACGCGATGGCCTGGAGGTGGTCCAGGTTCATCTTCCAGTTGCCCGCGATGAGGGGCGTGCGCCCCTGCGGGCGATCGGTCACTGCCATCCGAGGACCTCCAGTCCCGGCAGGCGCTTCCCCTCGAGGAACTCGAGGCTCGCGCCGCCTCCGGTCGAGATGTGACCGAAGCGGTCATCATCGAATCCGAGCGCGCGGACGGCCGCGGCGCTGTCGCCGCCGCCGACCACGGACAGCCCCTCGACGCGCGTGAGCGCCTCGGCGACCGTCTTCGTGCCGGCCGCGAACGGCTCCAGCTCGAAGACGCCCATGGGGCCGTTCCAGAACACCGTCGTGGAGCCGCGGATGATCGTCGCGAACGCGTCGGCGGTCTCGGGGCCGATGTCGAGCCCGAGCCCCTTCGCGCCCGCGGGCGTCTCCTCGATCGCGTCGGCCCGCGTCACCTCGTGGGCGGCGTCGGCGGAGAACC
It encodes the following:
- the pgl gene encoding 6-phosphogluconolactonase, whose product is MTNDRRVLVHPDKKAMTGSVAARFLTKLVDILDEEETANVVLTGGTVGPSILAAVNESAARDSVDWTRVHFWFGDERWLPQGDPERNDTTVREALLDHIDLPAENVHAMGASDAGLSLDEAVAAYTAELAEHANGETALPRFDITFLGVGPDGHVASLFPDSEGIRTMDAAVIGVRNSPKPPAERISLTLPVLNSSLRIWMVLAGPDKAFALGLALAGADRTEVPVAGIKGRKRTVFFIDREAAADVPENLMLSSY
- a CDS encoding RNA polymerase-binding protein RbpA yields the protein MASGGSAIRGSRVGAGPMGEQDRGFHAERISISYWDALGNETVRHFAANLPEEEIPETIDSPQSGLPAGRDKANPPSVAKLEPYKTHLAYVKERRSEEEASQLLEEALEQLRARRGTVKATK
- the secG gene encoding preprotein translocase subunit SecG; the protein is MEILQVVLQVVLGITSLLLTMLILLHKGRGGGLSDMFGGGTTSSLGSSGVAERNLNRITVILGLVWVTCIVVLGLITKFDTGL
- the tpiA gene encoding triose-phosphate isomerase; its protein translation is MAVTDRPQGRTPLIAGNWKMNLDHLQAIAFVQKLAWSLKDAKHEATDAEVAVFPPFTDIRSVQTLVTADKLEIAYGAQDVSAQESGAYTGEISATFLAQLACRYVIVGHSERRTLHGETDEQVAAKSAAAVQHGIVPVICVGETAADLEEHGASAVPVAQLRVALQGLPKGADVVVAYEPVWAIGSGTAATPEQAQQVAAPLRAVVAELLGDEAAQATRILYGGSVKSGNIAGFLREPDVDGALVGGASLDVQEFSAIVRFRSHVGV